The genome window ACGCGGGTGCTTGAGCGCCTCGGCTACCTGGAGGGAGGGAACCCCACCAGGAAAGGCCTCACCCTCAGCCGCATCTACAACGAGTGCGACCTGCTGCTGGTGGAATGCCTGGAGGAAGGGATCTTCCACGGCCTGGACGCGGCGGAGACGGCCGCCTTCGCCTCCATCTTCGTCTTCGAGTCGCGCGAGGGACCCGGGCCGCGCCGGCCCGGCATGCGCGGGCGCGGGCGCGAGGTGCCGCCCCCTTCCTCCATCCCCACCCCCGCTCTGGAGGAGGCCCTGGCCCATGCGCGCTCCCTGGAGGGGAGGATAAAGACGCTCGAGACGCGGGAAGGCCTGGACCTGCTGCGCGCCGCCGATCCCGGGTTCATGCGCGTGGTGCACGACTGGGCCTGCGGCGAGAGCCTGGAATATATATCCTCCACCTATCCCCAGTACTCCGCGGGGGATTTCGTGCGCTCCATGAAGCAGGTGCTCGACATCTTGCGCCAGATCAAGGAGGTGGCGGAAGACCCCGCCATCTCCAGGAAGGTCTCCGAGGCCATGGACCTCATCCATCGCAGCATCGTCGCCTACACCAGCGTGGTGGACGCGGTGGAGGAAGAGCTGGAGAGCGAGCCCCTGGCGCGGTGACGGACGCCTGGCGGTGGCGGCCCATTCCGGTGCCCGGAGGCGGAGAAATGGGACACTCGCCCGCAGCGCCTGCGGGAGCGAGGCCTCACAACATCCGGACAGACCCCGCGTGGACGGAAGAACGGCCGCCTCGCCGATCCGCTGACGCCGGAAAGCGGTTCAAGGGGTTACCCCGAAGTGCCGATATGTTAGAATCGATATATAGTGTTTCCTTTTTAAGGTAAGAGTGGCGAAAGTAAACAAGGGGGACTGGCGATGAAGAGGACAGCGCTTATCGGCCTCCTCTGTCTTCTCCTTTCCGGCCTGCTGGTCGGTTGGGCCTGGGCGCAGGGAGAGGGAGGTACCGCCGCGGAAGAGCAGGCCGTCGCGGAAAAGCCCGCGGAGGAGGCAACCTTCGAGGAACCGACCATGCCCTACCGAGACTGGGGCGACTACCGCTACATCTTCACCGGCGTGGCGCCTTCCGCGGACCTCGACCCGCAGAGCGTGATCATGAACTGGTTCACGCCCGATCTCTACAACGCCAACTGGAGCCATGCCAACTACGTGCACCTGCGCGTCACCGTGCAGTGGCACCGCAACGAACGTTCCCTCGATTACATGCCCCTGCAGCTCATCCTGCACAGCGGCGGGCGGTCCTTCATCCTCTTCGGGAAGTCCAACGCCGGCCAGTCCTACCTGTGGCGGCGCGGTAACCACTACGGCAACGACGTGGGCGCGCGCTATCCCGACCACGTGGGCGACGATGCCAGGGTCATCTTCACCTTCGACACCAACGGAGCGGCCATAGACCCCTACAACTCCTACATCGAGGTGAGGGGGATCCTGGAGGTGTGGGACTGGAACGCCCGCAGCAAGCTGTACGTGGACAAGGCCCTGGAGAGCCATTACTGGTACCGCTACGGCAGCTCCTACTTCACCTATACTCCCCTGGGCAGCATACCCCTGGCGGAACTGCTGCCCAAGTAAGCGGCCGGAACAGTTGCGGCACGGAGGCCGGGCGAGCGCCTGGCCTCTTTTCTATCCCCCACCCGGCCAGGCCCCGGATGCCTGGAGCCGAGCGCCGGCCTCGGCATCGCGCTTGGGACGGCACGTCCGGAACCCGGGGCCCGTGGGCCTATCCCTTCATCCGCACCCCGGGTGAGGCGGTCCCCCCGTAAACGAAGGGGCGGCGCTGGTCGATTAGGGATAGGGACGAGGATAATATAGGCAAGGCGTCATCGCGGTACGCCGCCCCGCGGCGGCCGCGCCGGGGTGGAGAGCGGAGCGATGCAACTGGAACGCAGGCTTGCCTGGCTTCTGACGGTGGCGGCGGCCGTTGCCGTGCCCGTCCTGGCGGTGATCATCCATCTCCCCCACCGGGAGGAGATGGACCACTCAGTGCTCTATCTATGCCTGGCCGCCGTGGCCGTGCTGGTGACCGCGCAGAACCTGGTGCTGCTCTACCCCAGCAGGCAGGGCAAGCTCTTCCCGCGCCTGCCCGACCTCTTCGTGGGCCTGCTCTTCTACCACTTCATCATCTGCACGGCCGTGTATTTCAGCGGCGGGGTGGAGAGCCCTCTATTCCCCGCCGCGCTCATCGGCCCCATCGCCGCGGGTCTGGCCTTCGAGCTGTCGGCGGCGGGAGCGAGCACGGCCGCCCTGGCGGCGATGTACGCCGCGGTGGTCCTGGCCCGCTCCGGAGCCGAGAGCGCCGTCCTGCAGCCCCTGGCGCTGAACCTCTCCTTCCTCGCCCTGGCCTGCCTGATGTCGAACCGCCTCTCCCTGGAGCTGCGGCGGCAGGAGCAGTCGCGGGACGAGGTGGAGAGCCTGGGCGAGTTCATCCGGCGTCTGGAGAAGGCCAAGTCCGAATTCGTCTCCATGGTCTCCCACGAGCTGCGCACCCCCCTGACCTCCATACGGGGGTTCAGCGAGATCCTGGAGAGCAAGGACCTGGAGCCGGAGAAAAAACAGGAGTTCTACCGCATCATCCTTAACGAATCCGAACGCCTGTCCCGCCTCATCAACAACCTGCTCAACCTCTCCAGGATCGAGGCGGGGATCGAGCTCAACCGCGATATGACCGACCTCGCCGAGCTGCTGCGCGAGGACATCGATCTCTTCCAGTCCCAGACGGATATCCACGAGCTGAGATATCTCGGTTCCCAACCGCTTCCCCCGGTCTACTGCGACCAGGACCGCATGCACCAGGTGATAAAGAACCTCCTCTCCAACGCCGTCAAGTACTCGCCCCAGGGCGGCCTCATCGAGGTGGATACCGGCGTGGAGGGTAAATACGTCACCGTGTCCGTGACCGACCACGGCATCGGCATCCCCCCCGAGGACCTGCCGCACATCTTCGAGCGCTTCCGGCGCGCCGAGAACCAGGGGCAGTGGGGGATCACGGGGACGGGCCTGGGTCTGGCCATCGTCAAGCACCTGGTGGAACTGCACGGGGGAAAGATCAGCGTGAGGAGCGAGCCGGGGAAGGGCAGCACCTTCACCGTGTACGTTCCCATAAGGGGGTTGTAGGTGTACGCGTTGCCGCCGGCATCCGGAGCCGCGGGAACTTCGCCGCGCCGGCCCCGAGTCAGGGTCACGGCTCGGGCAGCGCCGGGCACGGCGCCCCCCTGCGGCTCTCCCCGCGGCGGAGAAAGCGGGCCAGGAGGTGGTTGAGTTTGTACCGCCATAACCTTCTCCGTATGCTCGGCGGCCTGTGGTGGGCCTCCATGGTGCCCGTCGCCGCGCTGCTCCTCCTCCCCCATACAACAGCGATCCGTTACGACATGGCGCTCCTCTCCCTCTTCGCCATGCTGGTCCTCAGCCTCTCCGCCGCCCTCCTCCCCTACCGCGAAACCCCCCGGGGGCGCGGGTTCGGGCTGCTGGTGTGGTGCTCCGTCCTGGCGCTGTCCCTGCTCGCCTGCGCGGCGGTCCATTACAGCGGTGGGGCCAGGAGCCCCCTCTTTCCTCTTCTCCTGCTGGTGACGGCCTTCGGCTCCGGCCTTTTCCCCTCCACCGGCGCCGCCGCCCTCCTCACCGGCCTCTCGGCCGCCGCATACCTGTTCACCGCGCTCCTCCTCTCCCGTCCCCAATCATCTGACGCGCAGCTCATCGCCGCGCAACTGTTCTTCCTCCTCCTGGTTTCCTTGCTGGTGAACCGCGCGGGGGCGGAGAGCAGGAGGCAGGCCATGGAGAGAGAGCGGGCTATGGAGGAGCTGCGCTCCCTCTCGCAGATGGACAGGGCGGCCTCCTCATTCGTTTCCGCGGTGAGCTTCGAGATGCGCACCCCCCTGACCTCCATCCTCGGGTTCAGCGAGATGCTGGTCTCGCGGAAGCTGGAGCCGGAAAAGGAGCGCGAATACGTGGAGATCATCGCCAGGGAAGCCCAGAACCTCTCCCGGCTGGTGGAAGACCTCCTCGACATATCGCGCCTGGAATCGGGCAAGCTGCAGCTCCAGAAGGAGGTGGTCGGCCTGCAGCGCCTCCTGGAGGCGAGCATGCCCCTGCTGGAATCCTCTCCGGAGCCCATGCGGGTGGAGGTGAACGTCCCCTCCGACCTCTCCCCGCTCATGGTGGACGCCCAGCGCATGAAGAGGGTCTTCGACTCCCTCTTCGGCTACATAAGGAAGAAATCCGGGCCCGGTGCGGAGGTGAGGCTCTCGGCCAAGAGCGAGGAGGGGGAGGTGGTGCTCACGGTGAACATGAGGAACCGCGACGCCGGCGGCCGTCAGCCCGACGGCTCCAGGATCTTCCCTCCCCTGGGTGGTGTGGAGGAGGGAGACCTCGAGCTGGCTATCGCCAGGAGGATCGTCCAGGCCCACCAGGGCAGCCTCAGCCTCATCCCCACCTCCGGCGCCTGGTTCACCATCGTGCTGCGCCTTCCCGAGCTCACCGTGGGGGACTTCCTCCCCGCGCCCTCGCCCGCCCTCGACCGCGGAGCCGCCGGCAGCGGAGAACTTTGAGCACGGGCGTCTGCTATCCTTAGGGCATGATGGAGACGACATGCGAGCACGGCGTGGAGATGGTAGAGGGGCGATGCCGCATCTGCGGCGACCGCACCGAGATCCTGCGCCTGACGGAGTTCAACCTCAAGCTGTGCAAACACTGCTTCCTGAGGTTCTACGAGCGCCGCGTGCGCCGCGCCCTGGAAAAACATGCCATGGCGGGAGAGGGAGACCGCGTGGCGCTTGCGGTCTCCGGGGGCAAGGATTCCACCGCCCTGCTCTTCGCCCTCAAGCGCCTGGGCACGGTGATGGACTTCGAGCTCCGCGCCCTCCATTTCCACCTCAATATGGGAGAGTACTCGCGCCTCAACCTGGAGATGGTGGAGGCGCAGGCGGAGCTTGCCGGCGTCCCCCTGGAGGTGGTGCGCCTCGACGACCTGGGACTGCGCGTGCAGCGGGTGAAGGGTTGGAATGCCTGCGCGGTCTGCGGGGCCATCAAGCGCTCTCTGATGAACCGCGAGGCCAGGCGCATGGAGGCCACCGCGGTGGCCACCGCCCATACCCTGGAGGACGTGCTGCTCTTCACCTTCAAGAACCTGCTCTCGCGCAAGTACTACGTCCCGCAGCCCGTCCTTCCCCCCACCGGAGGCCTGCCGCGAAAAGTCAAGCCCCTCGTCTACACGCCGGAAAGGCTGAACCTGGCCTACTGCCGCCTGCGGGAGGTCCCCGTATTCGAGGACAAGTGCCCTGAATGGACGCCCCGCGGCCACGCCCTCAAGGGGGTTTTCGAGCACATGGAGGAGGTCATGCCCTCCGGCAAGCTCCAGCTCCTGCTCTCCCTCATGCAGGCGTTCCCTCCGCAGTGGGAGGAGGTGGAGAGTCCGCGCCGTCCCTGCGCGCGCTGCGGCGAGCCCTCCGCCCAGGGTTTATGCGCCCTCTGCCAGCTCGCTGAATGGTTCTCCCGCCGCCCCCGAGAGCGGGATGGGGGAGAGCGCGGCTGAACCGCGGCCTCCCCGAAAGGGGCGGGCGCGCCTCTCTATCTCATGGTCATGGAGCGGGCCGGGGGGACGGTCTATAATCTTATCGGAGGCGCATACCGCGAGAGGGAGGTACCGCATGCAGATCATCGACACCCACGCTCAGCTCTGGACGGAGGAAGCCATAATGTCGATGCCCGAATCCATGCGCCAGGGCTACCTGCGCATCTTCGGGGAAAACCTGCCCAAGATCGGCGATACCCTCGAGGACATGGACGCCGCGGGGGTGGCGAAATCGGTGATCGTGGCCATCGACGCGGAGACGCGCTGGGGCTACAAGGTGAGCAACGAGCTGGTGGCGCAGACGGTGGCCGAGCACCCCGACCGCTTCATCGGCTTCGCCAGCGTGGATCCGCGCAAGGGCGTGCTGGCGGTGCGGGAGCTGCGGCGCGCCGTCGAGGAGCTTGGCCTGCGCGGCCTGAAGCTCCTCCCCCACCTCCTGGAGCTCAGGCCCAACGACCGCGAGATGTACCCCGTTTACGAGGCGGCGAGGGATCTCGGCATCCCCGTGCTCTTTCACGCCGGCACCCAGTTCCACACCGGCACCAAGCTGAAGTACTGCATGCCCGTGGACATGGACGAGGTGGCGGTGGACTTCCCCGACCTCAAGATCATCATCGCCCACTTCGGATGGCCGTGGTACGAGGAGACCATGACCATCTGCCAGCGCAACCTTAACGTGTGGTTCAACATCGCGGGCTGGGCACCCCGCCACATCCCCGAATTCGTGGTCCGTTACATGGACCGCGTGCTCTCCCACAAGGCTCTCTTCGGCAGCGATTATCCCCTGGTCTCCCGCCGGAGGATAGTCGAGGAGCTGAAGGGGCTGGGGCTGAAGGAGGAGACGCTGCGGCGTCTCCTGCACGACAACGCCGCGCAGCTTCTCGGCCTGCAGGAATGACGCGGGGATGCCGATGATTTCCGTATGAGCCGCGGGACGTAAGGTCCCGCGCGTGAGACCGGGAAGGAGATGAACATGGCCTACTGCCAGAAATGCGGCAGGGAGATGTCGGAGGGCGCCGCCTTCTGTCCCGCGTGCGGGGCACCCGCGGCCGCCGGCGCTCCGTCCGCGCCGCCGCCTTCCGCAGGCCCCGCATCCGCGCCCCCCCCACCGCCGGGGACGCAGCCGCCCCTTGGGCAGTACCCCGCGGGAGCGCCGCCCGCCCATGTACCCGGAGTGGTGCCGCCTCCGCCCGCGAGGAAGAGAATGGGTTCGGGCTGGAAGGCTGCGATCATCATCGTGGTCTCCATCGTCGTAGTGGTGGCGGTGGGAGCGGTCCTGCTGGGCGTCCTGGTCTTCAGGGCGGTCAAGGCTCCCGTGGACGTCACCAACCAATACATCGAGGCGGTGAACGACGGAGACGCGAGCGCGGCCTGGGAGCTCCTGCACCCGTCATCGCGTTTCAAGCGCGACTACACCTTGAGCACCTTCAAGTCCCAGGTCATCGAGCCCACCACCAGGCTCAAGAGCTGGAACGCCAACGAGGTGGAGGTGAAGAACGAACGCGCCGAGGTCGGGGTGGACATGGAGGACGTGGAAGGAGAGAAATTCAGGGTGGTCTTCGACCTCCGGAAATACGGCTCCGAGTGGAAGGTGTTCGATTACTCCCTGGATTGAGGGCCGCTCGCTCAGGCGGCGGGGCGCTTTGAGATCCGGGGTCGCCACCGGGAGTCCAGGGAGCTCAGGCCTCGAGAAAGGAGAGCACCTTCTCCACCAGTGCCTCTATGCCCGCGCTCTTGGGGACGAATTCGCTCGCACCCATCTTTTTCAACTGCTCGATGCTCTGGGTGCGCGTGAGCACGGAGTTGACGATGATGGGGGTGTCCATGGTCGCGCTGTCCTGCCGCAGCCTTTTCAACACCCACATGCCACTGCGCCGCGGCATGTGGATATCGAGGATGATGAGGTCGGGACCGAGGCGGCGCGCGATCTCCACGGCGTTGCCGGCGTCGAGACAAATGTAGGTCTTGAGCCCCCGGTTGTTCAGCACTATCTCGGCCAGCCTCGCTATGGAACGGTCGTCCTCGATAACCAGCACCGTTTTCTCGCCCATCCATACGAGTATATCCGCGCGCGGCCATCAAGGTCAAAGAGAGCGGCCGCGGGGAAAGCCGTCTTTCTTCATCTATCCGCCGTTCTTCCGGGAGGCGACCTCGCGCCCCCCGGACTCTCGCCAGCTAAAGGCGACGCGGCGGTCTCGGTAACCAGGCGGCACGGGCGCCGCCTCTTCGCAAGCATGGTCGAAAGGCTCAGGGGGGCACGCGACTCGCTTCCGTATCGACCGGTTCAGGGGGGAATCACCGCACAGGTCCCGGTCCCTGCTGAGCTCGAGCCTCCTCGGCGGACTCCGGACGGCACGGGCGCATGTTCGCGGTGACGTCAGGAGGCATTCCTTCTTTCCCGCGCGGCCATTTCGGGCTCTGCGTCCGTGAACGATTCCCGTGAGAGGGGTATCCCGGCATGGAAACGACCGTTGGACGCAGCAAGGCCCTCCGCCGTCCTACCTTCCGCCCTCCCGGTCCGCGCACATTAACCGTGAGGGCGGATCACGCGGAAGGCCCCTGCTGCCTTCTCTCTATCCGCTAACGCTGCTACTTCTTCGCCGGCTTCTTGGCGGCCGTCTTCTTGGCGGGCTTCTTGGCCGCTGCCTTCTTCGCCGGCTTCTTGGCGGCCGTCTTCTTGGCGGGCTTCTTGGCCGCTGCCTTCTTCGCCGGCTTCTTGGCGGCCGGCTTCTTGGCCGCCGGCTTCTTGGCGGCCGTCTTCTTGGCGGGCTTCTTGGCCGCTGCCTTCTTCGCCGGCTTCTTGGCGGCCGGCTTCTTGGCCGCCGGCTTCTTGGCGGGTTTCGTAGCCATCTTTTCACTCCTTTCCTAGGATTTCTCTAATAGACTTCGCCCTTATCTCTTTTTTTCCTTCCGGGTAATCGTCACCGATAGAACAGTCGTCTCCACATGGTGATGGATGACGGAGGTGCTGCAGGAGTCCGTTATATCGTCAATATGGCAATATATGGCAGTATATCACTTCCATGTCCATGGGCGGATAGTGAGAGTATGGAACACAAGATCGACGACCGCTATGCGATATTCGCTCCAGAAATAGGAAGCATACTTCCGGGCAAGTCCACGCGGGCGATCGATGAGCCGGACATCCGCCCTTATGAAATGGCCTGTCCTCTGGCGGCATCGATACCGGTCATCCGCACAAGGCGGGAAAGAGTCCGGGTTAGTGCGGAGAAATATCAGGATGGCCGGCAAACGTCATCGCAGGCAGCCCTTCAGCAGGGGTCGTAATCGCTCTCCCTGCCCGCCTCGGCCAGGTAGGCGGCCAGGATCCCCTCCAGCTCGGCGCGGCCGAAGTCCGGCCAGAGCACGGGAGTCACCACCATGCGGGAACGCGCCAGCCTCCAGAGCATGAAATTGGAGATCCGCATCTCCCCCGCCGTCCTGATCAGCAGGTCGATATCCGGGAGCTCCGGCGCATAGAGGTGAAGAGATACCGCCGCCTCGTCGACGTCCGCGGCGTTCATCCTTCCCGTCTTCACCTCGGCCGCCAGCCTGCGCGCCGCGTCGAGTATCTCTCCCCTGCCCCCGTAGTTGAAATTGATGTTCAGGTTGAGGCCCCGGTTGGATCGCGTGACCTCGTACGCCATGTCGAACCAGGCCAGTATCTCCGGCGGGATGCGCTCGCGACTGCCGATGTGGCGTAGGCGCACGCCCAGGCGCATGAACTCCTCCATGCGCTTTCGCAGGACCTCCCGGCTCATGTTCACCAGGAAGCGGACCTCCTCCTCGGGGCGCTCCCAGTTCTCGGTGGAGAAGGCGAAGAGCGAGAGGACCTCCACCCCGCGCTCCGC of Actinomycetota bacterium contains these proteins:
- a CDS encoding adenine nucleotide alpha hydrolase family protein, with product MMETTCEHGVEMVEGRCRICGDRTEILRLTEFNLKLCKHCFLRFYERRVRRALEKHAMAGEGDRVALAVSGGKDSTALLFALKRLGTVMDFELRALHFHLNMGEYSRLNLEMVEAQAELAGVPLEVVRLDDLGLRVQRVKGWNACAVCGAIKRSLMNREARRMEATAVATAHTLEDVLLFTFKNLLSRKYYVPQPVLPPTGGLPRKVKPLVYTPERLNLAYCRLREVPVFEDKCPEWTPRGHALKGVFEHMEEVMPSGKLQLLLSLMQAFPPQWEEVESPRRPCARCGEPSAQGLCALCQLAEWFSRRPRERDGGERG
- a CDS encoding amidohydrolase encodes the protein MQIIDTHAQLWTEEAIMSMPESMRQGYLRIFGENLPKIGDTLEDMDAAGVAKSVIVAIDAETRWGYKVSNELVAQTVAEHPDRFIGFASVDPRKGVLAVRELRRAVEELGLRGLKLLPHLLELRPNDREMYPVYEAARDLGIPVLFHAGTQFHTGTKLKYCMPVDMDEVAVDFPDLKIIIAHFGWPWYEETMTICQRNLNVWFNIAGWAPRHIPEFVVRYMDRVLSHKALFGSDYPLVSRRRIVEELKGLGLKEETLRRLLHDNAAQLLGLQE
- a CDS encoding zinc-ribbon domain-containing protein, translating into MNMAYCQKCGREMSEGAAFCPACGAPAAAGAPSAPPPSAGPASAPPPPPGTQPPLGQYPAGAPPAHVPGVVPPPPARKRMGSGWKAAIIIVVSIVVVVAVGAVLLGVLVFRAVKAPVDVTNQYIEAVNDGDASAAWELLHPSSRFKRDYTLSTFKSQVIEPTTRLKSWNANEVEVKNERAEVGVDMEDVEGEKFRVVFDLRKYGSEWKVFDYSLD
- a CDS encoding response regulator, encoding MGEKTVLVIEDDRSIARLAEIVLNNRGLKTYICLDAGNAVEIARRLGPDLIILDIHMPRRSGMWVLKRLRQDSATMDTPIIVNSVLTRTQSIEQLKKMGASEFVPKSAGIEALVEKVLSFLEA
- the uppS gene encoding di-trans,poly-cis-decaprenylcistransferase, giving the protein MDGNGRWAKMRGLPRIEGHRRGEESIMEAVRVCAERGVEVLSLFAFSTENWERPEEEVRFLVNMSREVLRKRMEEFMRLGVRLRHIGSRERIPPEILAWFDMAYEVTRSNRGLNLNINFNYGGRGEILDAARRLAAEVKTGRMNAADVDEAAVSLHLYAPELPDIDLLIRTAGEMRISNFMLWRLARSRMVVTPVLWPDFGRAELEGILAAYLAEAGRESDYDPC